The Glycine soja cultivar W05 chromosome 3, ASM419377v2, whole genome shotgun sequence genome window below encodes:
- the LOC114407176 gene encoding growth-regulating factor 3-like, protein MDFHLKQWRNQHESEEQHSTKMPKLLPESHQQQQPSASALPLFVPEPNSSKVSTLSDSTLASATMTSTTTNRLFPRMGSYFSLSQWQELELQALIFRYMLAGAAVPPELLQPIKKSLLHSPHYYHPLQHYQPSALLQSGYWGRGAMDPEPGRCRRTDGKKWRCSRDVVAGQKYCERHMHRGRNRSRKPVELPTPTSAINNCGVTGVGSLGPGASSSPICSPPLASASFKSPFDLHLDERSSGTKNEDEDHVGGDGRSGGGGGHMLRHFFDDWPRSLQDSDNVENNAAAGRSLSISMPGASSDVSLKLSTGYGEDSGPGNENVSLEAEQLQLNWAGGWASSNQVASMGGPLAEALRSSTSTSSPTSVLHRHLPRGSETSFIST, encoded by the exons atggACTTCCATCTGAAGCAATGGAGAAACCAGCACGAGTCAGAGGAACAACATTCTACAAAGATGCCAAAACTTCTCCCTGAATCccatcaacaacaacagccaTCAGCCTCTGCACTCCCTTTGTTTGTACCTGAACCCAACAGCAGCAAAGTCAGCACCCTGTCAGATTCAACATTAGCTTCTGCTACAATGACTTCTACCACCACTAACAGATTATTTCCCa GGATGGGGAGCTACTTCAGCTTGTCTCAGTGGCAGGAGCTTGAGTTGCAGGCTTTGATATTCAGGTACATGTTGGCTGGTGCCGCTGTTCCTCCTGAACTCCTTCAACCAATCAAGAAAAgccttcttcattctccacaCTATTATCACCCTCTCCAACATTACCAACCTTCTGCTt TGTTGCAATCAGGGTATTGGGGTAGAGGAGCGATGGATCCGGAGCCAGGGCGGTGCCGGAGAACCGACGGCAAGAAGTGGCGCTGTTCGAGGGACGTGGTGGCTGGGCAAAAGTACTGTGAGCGCCACATGCACCGTGGAAGAAACCGTTCAAGAAAGCCTGTGGAACTACCCACACCAACTAGTGCTATTAATAATTGTGGTGTAACTGGAGTTGGATCTCTAGGACCAGGTGCTTCATCATCTCCCATTTGTTCACCACCCTTAGCTTCTGCTTCATTCAAATCTCCTTTTGATCTTCATCTTGATGAACG TTCCTCTGGGACCAAGAATGAAGACGAAGATCATGTGGGTGGGGATGGCAGATCAGGTGGAGGTGGTGGCCATATGCTGAGGCATTTCTTCGATGATTGGCCACGATCACTCCAAGACTCTGACAACGTTGAAAACAATGCTGCTGCTGGCCGTAGCCTCTCTATTTCAATGCCCGGTGCTTCCTCGGATGTGTCATTGAAATTGTCCACGGGCTATGGAGAGGACTCGGGCCCAGGAAATGAGAATGTAAGCCTCGAGGCAGAGCAGCTGCAGTTGAATTGGGCCGGAGGATGGGCCTCGTCTAATCAAGTGGCTTCGATGGGAGGTCCACTTGCTGAGGCACTCAGATCATCTACTTCAACCTCATCTCCCACTAGTGTTTTGCATCGTCACTTGCCTCGTGGATCTGAGACCAGCTTTATTAGCACCTGA
- the LOC114407177 gene encoding 1,4-alpha-glucan-branching enzyme 1, chloroplastic/amyloplastic isoform X1 — translation MVYTISGIRFPVFPSLHNLSFRGDRRTASLPVFLRNNSFSRKTLAVKSSHDSDSLSSAIAESDKVLIPQDQDNSASLTDQLETPDITSEDAQNLEDLTMEDEDKYNISEAASGYRQIEDGQGSVVSSLVDVSIPAKKMSVSVGRKAKIVSDEVKPKIIPPPGAGQKIYEIDPSLLAHREHLDFRYGQYKRLRYEIDKHEGGLDTFSRGYEKFGFQRSATGITYREWAPGAKSAALIGDFNNWNPNADVMTKNEFGVWEIFLPNNVDGSPPIPHGSRVKIRMDTPSGIKDSIPAWIKFSVQAPGEIPYSGIYYDPPEEEKYVFKHPLPKRPKSLRIYESHIGMSSPEPKINTYVNFRDDVLPRIKRLGYNAVQIMAIQEHSYYASFGYHVTNFFAPSSRFGTPEELKSLIDRAHELGLLVLMDIVHSHASNNTLDGLNMFDGTDGHYFHPGSRGYHWMWDSRLFNYGSWEVLRYLLSNSRWWLDEYKFDGFRFDGVTSMMYTHHGLEVAFTGNYNEYFGFATDVDAVIYLMLTNDVIHGLFPEAVTIGEDVSGMPTFCLPTQDGGVGFDYRLHMAIADKWIEILKKNDEDWKMGDIVHTLTNRRWLEKCVAYAESHDQALVGDKTIAFWLMDKDMYDFMALDRPSTPIIDRGIALHKMIRLITMGLGGEGYLNFMGNEFGHPEWIDFPRGDQHLPTGVIVPGNNNSFDKCRRRFDLGDADYLRYRGMQEFDQAMQHLEEKFGFMTAEHQYISRKNEGDKIIVFERGNLIFVFNFHWNNSYSDYRVGCSTPGKYKIVLDSDDALFGGFSRLNHTAEYFTSEGWYDDRPRSFLIYAPSRTAVVYALADDVEPTLADEAEPALADEAEPEPVDP, via the exons ATGGTTTACACCATCTCGGGAATTCGATTTCCGGTTTTTCCTTCGCTGCACAACTTGAGCTTCCGTGGCGATCGCAGAACTGCGTCTCTTCCCGTTTTTCTCCGAAACAACTCCTTCTCTC GGAAAACCCTTGCTGTAAAATCTTCCCATGATTCTGATTCCTTGTCTTCTGCGATTGCCGAATCTGATAAAGTACTTATTCCTCAAGATCAAGATAACTCTGCATCCTTGACAGATCAACTTGAAACTCCTGATATAACCTCAGAGGATGCACAG AATTTAGAGGATTTAACCATGGAAGATGAGGATAAATACAACATTAGTGAAGCAGCTAGCGGTTACAGACAGATTGAAGATGGACAGGGCTCTGTTGTATCATCACTTGTAGATGTGAGCATTCCGGCCAAGAAGATGTCGGTATCTGTTGgtaggaaagcaaagatagtaAGTGATGAAGTTAAACCTAAGATCATTCCCCCACCTGGCGCTGGGCAGAAAATATATGAGATAGATCCATCTTTGCTAGCTCACCGTGAGCATCTTGATTTCCG TTATGGACAATACAAAAGATTGCGTTATGAAATTGACAAGCATGAAGGCGGTCTGGATACATTTTCACGTGGTTATGAAAAATTTGGCTTCCAACGCAG TGCTACAGGCATTACTTACAGAGAGTGGGCACCTGGAGCTAAG TCGGCAGCATTAATTGGAGACTTCAACAATTGGAATCCAAATGCAGATGTAATGACCAAG AATGAATTTGGTGTGTGGGAGATCTTCTTGCCGAACAATGTGGATGGTTCACCACCAATTCCTCATGGTTCTCGGGTCAAG ATCCGCATGGATACGCCCTCTGGAATCAAGGACTCAATTCCTGCTTGGATTAAGTTTTCTGTACAGGCACCTGGTGAAATTCCATATAGCGGAATATACTATGATCCCCCAGAAGAG gaAAAATATGTCTTCAAACATCCACTGCCAAAGAGACCAAAATCACTTAGAATATATGAGTCACACATCGGAATGAGTAGTCCG GAGCCAAAAATCAACACATATGTCAATTTTAGAGATGATGTATTGCCTCGAATTAAAAGGCTTGGCTATAATGCTGTCCAGATTATGGCTATCCAAGAACATTCTTATTATGCAAGCTTTGG GTACCATGTTACAAATTTCTTCGCACCTAGCAGCAGATTTGGAACTCCAGAGGAACTTAAGTCTCTGATAGACAGAGCCCATGAACTGGGTCTGCTTGTTCTGATGGATATTGTACACAG CCATGCATCAAATAATACATTGGATGGGCTGAACATGTTTGATGGAACTGATGGTCATTACTTCCATCCTGGGTCACGAGGTTATCATTGGATGTGGGATTCTCGCCTTTTTAACTACGGAAGCTGGGAA gTTCTAAGGTATCTACTCTCGAATTCAAGATGGTGGCTGGATGAATACAAGTTTGATGGATTTCGATTTGATGGTGTTACATCAATGATGTACACTCATCATGGATTGGAG GTAGCATTTACTGGAAATTACAATGAGTATTTTGGTTTTGCAACTGATGTTGATGCTGTGATTTACCTGATGCTGACTAATGATGTCATTCATGGGCTGTTCCCTGAGGCTGTTACAATTGGTGAAGAT GTGAGTGGAATGCCAACATTCTGCCTTCCTACGCAAGATGGTGGGGTTGGCTTTGATTATCGCCTGCACATGGCCATTGCAGACAAGTGGATTGAGATTCTCAA GAAGAATGATGAAGACTGGAAAATGGGTGATATTGTCCACACATTAACAAACAGAAGGTGGCTGGAAAAATGTGTAGCTTATGCTGAAAGTCATGACCAGGCCTTGGTTGGTGACAAGACAATTGCATTTTGGTTGATGGACAAG GATATGTATGACTTCATGGCTTTAGACAGACCATCCACACCTATTATAGATCGTGGTATAGCGTTGCACAAAATGATTAGGCTTATTACCATGGGTCTTGGTGGTGAAGGGTATTTGAATTTTATGGGGAATGAATTTGGCCATCCTG AGTGGATTGATTTTCCAAGGGGTGATCAACATCTTCCTACTGGCGTAATAGTTCCAGGGAATAACAACAGTTTTGATAAATGCAGGCGTAGATTTGACTTG GGTGATGCGGACTATCTAAGATATCGAGGGATGCAAGAATTTGATCAGGCCATGCAGCATCTAGAAGAAAAGTTTGGT TTCATGACTGCTGAGCACCAATATATTTCACGGAAAAATGAAGGTGACAAAATTATAGTCTTCGAAAGGGGCAACCTCATCTTTGTCTTCAATTTTCATTGGAACAACAGCTATTCAGATTACAGAGTTGGCTGTTCAACCCCTGGGAAATATAAG ATTGTCTTGGATTCAGATGATGCCTTGTTCGGTGGCTTCAGTCGGCTCAATCACACTGCTGAGTACTTCACCTCA GAAGGATGGTATGATGACCGACCTCGATCCTTTCTTATCTATGCACCTTCTAGAACAGCAGTGGTTTATGCCCTTGCAGATGATGTTGAACCTACCCTAGCAGATGAAGCTGAACCTGCCCTAGCAGATGAAGCTGAACCAGAGCCAGTTGATCCTTGA
- the LOC114407177 gene encoding 1,4-alpha-glucan-branching enzyme 1, chloroplastic/amyloplastic isoform X2: protein MEDEDKYNISEAASGYRQIEDGQGSVVSSLVDVSIPAKKMSVSVGRKAKIVSDEVKPKIIPPPGAGQKIYEIDPSLLAHREHLDFRYGQYKRLRYEIDKHEGGLDTFSRGYEKFGFQRSATGITYREWAPGAKSAALIGDFNNWNPNADVMTKNEFGVWEIFLPNNVDGSPPIPHGSRVKIRMDTPSGIKDSIPAWIKFSVQAPGEIPYSGIYYDPPEEEKYVFKHPLPKRPKSLRIYESHIGMSSPEPKINTYVNFRDDVLPRIKRLGYNAVQIMAIQEHSYYASFGYHVTNFFAPSSRFGTPEELKSLIDRAHELGLLVLMDIVHSHASNNTLDGLNMFDGTDGHYFHPGSRGYHWMWDSRLFNYGSWEVLRYLLSNSRWWLDEYKFDGFRFDGVTSMMYTHHGLEVAFTGNYNEYFGFATDVDAVIYLMLTNDVIHGLFPEAVTIGEDVSGMPTFCLPTQDGGVGFDYRLHMAIADKWIEILKKNDEDWKMGDIVHTLTNRRWLEKCVAYAESHDQALVGDKTIAFWLMDKDMYDFMALDRPSTPIIDRGIALHKMIRLITMGLGGEGYLNFMGNEFGHPEWIDFPRGDQHLPTGVIVPGNNNSFDKCRRRFDLGDADYLRYRGMQEFDQAMQHLEEKFGFMTAEHQYISRKNEGDKIIVFERGNLIFVFNFHWNNSYSDYRVGCSTPGKYKIVLDSDDALFGGFSRLNHTAEYFTSEGWYDDRPRSFLIYAPSRTAVVYALADDVEPTLADEAEPALADEAEPEPVDP from the exons ATGGAAGATGAGGATAAATACAACATTAGTGAAGCAGCTAGCGGTTACAGACAGATTGAAGATGGACAGGGCTCTGTTGTATCATCACTTGTAGATGTGAGCATTCCGGCCAAGAAGATGTCGGTATCTGTTGgtaggaaagcaaagatagtaAGTGATGAAGTTAAACCTAAGATCATTCCCCCACCTGGCGCTGGGCAGAAAATATATGAGATAGATCCATCTTTGCTAGCTCACCGTGAGCATCTTGATTTCCG TTATGGACAATACAAAAGATTGCGTTATGAAATTGACAAGCATGAAGGCGGTCTGGATACATTTTCACGTGGTTATGAAAAATTTGGCTTCCAACGCAG TGCTACAGGCATTACTTACAGAGAGTGGGCACCTGGAGCTAAG TCGGCAGCATTAATTGGAGACTTCAACAATTGGAATCCAAATGCAGATGTAATGACCAAG AATGAATTTGGTGTGTGGGAGATCTTCTTGCCGAACAATGTGGATGGTTCACCACCAATTCCTCATGGTTCTCGGGTCAAG ATCCGCATGGATACGCCCTCTGGAATCAAGGACTCAATTCCTGCTTGGATTAAGTTTTCTGTACAGGCACCTGGTGAAATTCCATATAGCGGAATATACTATGATCCCCCAGAAGAG gaAAAATATGTCTTCAAACATCCACTGCCAAAGAGACCAAAATCACTTAGAATATATGAGTCACACATCGGAATGAGTAGTCCG GAGCCAAAAATCAACACATATGTCAATTTTAGAGATGATGTATTGCCTCGAATTAAAAGGCTTGGCTATAATGCTGTCCAGATTATGGCTATCCAAGAACATTCTTATTATGCAAGCTTTGG GTACCATGTTACAAATTTCTTCGCACCTAGCAGCAGATTTGGAACTCCAGAGGAACTTAAGTCTCTGATAGACAGAGCCCATGAACTGGGTCTGCTTGTTCTGATGGATATTGTACACAG CCATGCATCAAATAATACATTGGATGGGCTGAACATGTTTGATGGAACTGATGGTCATTACTTCCATCCTGGGTCACGAGGTTATCATTGGATGTGGGATTCTCGCCTTTTTAACTACGGAAGCTGGGAA gTTCTAAGGTATCTACTCTCGAATTCAAGATGGTGGCTGGATGAATACAAGTTTGATGGATTTCGATTTGATGGTGTTACATCAATGATGTACACTCATCATGGATTGGAG GTAGCATTTACTGGAAATTACAATGAGTATTTTGGTTTTGCAACTGATGTTGATGCTGTGATTTACCTGATGCTGACTAATGATGTCATTCATGGGCTGTTCCCTGAGGCTGTTACAATTGGTGAAGAT GTGAGTGGAATGCCAACATTCTGCCTTCCTACGCAAGATGGTGGGGTTGGCTTTGATTATCGCCTGCACATGGCCATTGCAGACAAGTGGATTGAGATTCTCAA GAAGAATGATGAAGACTGGAAAATGGGTGATATTGTCCACACATTAACAAACAGAAGGTGGCTGGAAAAATGTGTAGCTTATGCTGAAAGTCATGACCAGGCCTTGGTTGGTGACAAGACAATTGCATTTTGGTTGATGGACAAG GATATGTATGACTTCATGGCTTTAGACAGACCATCCACACCTATTATAGATCGTGGTATAGCGTTGCACAAAATGATTAGGCTTATTACCATGGGTCTTGGTGGTGAAGGGTATTTGAATTTTATGGGGAATGAATTTGGCCATCCTG AGTGGATTGATTTTCCAAGGGGTGATCAACATCTTCCTACTGGCGTAATAGTTCCAGGGAATAACAACAGTTTTGATAAATGCAGGCGTAGATTTGACTTG GGTGATGCGGACTATCTAAGATATCGAGGGATGCAAGAATTTGATCAGGCCATGCAGCATCTAGAAGAAAAGTTTGGT TTCATGACTGCTGAGCACCAATATATTTCACGGAAAAATGAAGGTGACAAAATTATAGTCTTCGAAAGGGGCAACCTCATCTTTGTCTTCAATTTTCATTGGAACAACAGCTATTCAGATTACAGAGTTGGCTGTTCAACCCCTGGGAAATATAAG ATTGTCTTGGATTCAGATGATGCCTTGTTCGGTGGCTTCAGTCGGCTCAATCACACTGCTGAGTACTTCACCTCA GAAGGATGGTATGATGACCGACCTCGATCCTTTCTTATCTATGCACCTTCTAGAACAGCAGTGGTTTATGCCCTTGCAGATGATGTTGAACCTACCCTAGCAGATGAAGCTGAACCTGCCCTAGCAGATGAAGCTGAACCAGAGCCAGTTGATCCTTGA